The following are encoded together in the Chaetodon trifascialis isolate fChaTrf1 chromosome 3, fChaTrf1.hap1, whole genome shotgun sequence genome:
- the fam83d gene encoding protein FAM83D, with amino-acid sequence MALSQFLDESPLRLGSKHTGADDLNLQELYNERHRLALEELLSGGLDNFLDFLKKERIPNFLSDDEIQRIRSAAVPLRCVSLHGEDQALEQSLSSSVDCSSVTYFPEVSDVEPPLLEMGWPAFTAGSYRGVTRAVAHFQPSYGECIYSCKEAARRMIKSAREVIAIVTDSLTDLDIFKDLQEACSHRRVPVYILLDQSCAPAFLKMCRNVSVPLDDLRQMRVRTITGTTYYMRSGARITGKVHERFMLIDGNKVATGSYRFNWTDGKLNSSNLIELTGQITEKFDEEFRILYAQSQPINARGPPSVRNSGIYEPLLLNHMVTSSPHLARERPVSLTSTPARKPQTVAVEPPCEPSAPDCCETDPVSESTIEEEDILAGSTTSCLPADQPAEKELVTPSTVFCHAFTQTGGSMKDSDAQTDLQLSHDPNPTTPTSTGPTGATCPSFMSPRQILPTQGAPDGTLKDCFRKLTKERQHHYSTIRSKLEHMVTSLSQRRELADVTNMTQGPGAHSRQREPNPRLLVENVGMGTWPRARCVR; translated from the exons ATGGCACTGTCGCAGTTCCTGGACGAGTCACCTCTGAGGTTGGGTTCAAAACACACCGGGGCCGACGACCTGAACCTGCAAGAGTTGTACAACGAGAGACACCGgctggctctggaggagctgctgtcgGGGGGGCTCGACAACTTTCTGGACTTCCTCAAGAAAGAGAGGATCCCCAACTTTCTGTCGGACGATGAGATCCAGCGGATCCGGAGCGCCGCCGTGCCCCTGCGGTGTGTGTCCCTGCACGGCGAGGACCAGGCGCTGGAGCAGTCGCTCAGCAGCTCCGTGGACTGCTCCTCCGTCACCTATTTCCCCGAGGTGTCTGACGTGGAGCCGCCGCTGTTGGAGATGGGCTGGCCCGCCTTCACCGCCGGCTCATACCGGGGAGTCACACGGGCCGTGGCGCACTTCCAGCCCAGCTACGGGGAGTGCATATATAGCTGCAAGGAGGCTGCGAGGCGTATGATTAAAAGTGCCAGAGAG GTGATTGCCATAGTTACAGACTCTCTGACAGACCTGGATATCTTTAAGGATCTGCAGGAGGCATGCTCCCACCGCAGAGTCCCTGTCTACATCCTGCTGGACCAATCATGCGCTCCTGCTTTCCTTAAGATGTGCAGAAATGTCAGCGTTCCCCTGGATGACCTTCGG CAAATGAGAGTGCGGACCATAACAGGTACGACTTATTACATGAGATCAGGAGCCAGGATTACTGGGAAAGTTCATGAGAGGTTCATGTTGATTGATGGAAACAAGGTGGCGACGGGTTCCTACAG GTTCAACTGGACTGATGGCAAACTGAACAGCAGCAACCTGATCGAGCTCACTGGTCAGATAACAGAGAAATTTGACGAGGAGTTCCGCATCCTCTACGCCCAGTCTCAACCTATAAACGCTCGCGGACCTCCAAGTGTCCGAAACAGCGGCATCTACGAACCTCTCCTCCTCAACCACATGGtcacctcctcccctcacctGGCCAGAGAGAGGCCGGTGTCTCTGACCAGCACCCCCGCCCGCAAGCCACAGACCGTAGCTGTGGAGCCCCCATGTGAACCCTCAGCTCCAGATTGCTGTGAAACTGACCCGGTGTCTGAGTCCACcatagaggaggaggacatcCTGGCTGGTAGCACCACTAGCTGTCTCCCTGCAGACCAGCCAGCAGAGAAAGAGCTGGTGACCCCCAGCACTGTCTTCTGCCACGCCTTCACTCAGACCGGCGGGTCCATGAAGGACAGTGATGCCCAGACTGACCTCCAACTCTCACATGACCCCAACCCCACCACACCAACAAGCACAGGGCCAACCGGGGCCACCTGTCCGTCATTTATGTCTCCCAGGCAGATCTTGCCCACCCAGGGAGCTCCTGACGGCACCTTAAAGGACTGCTTCCGTAAGCTGACCAAAGAGCGCCAGCACCACTACTCCACCATCCGCTCCAAGCTGGAGCACATGGTGACTTCCCTGTCCCAGAGGCGAGAGCTAGCGGACGTCACCAACATGACTCAGGGGCCTGGCGCTCACAGCAGGCAGAGGGAACCAAACCCCAGACTGCTTGTTGAAAATGTGGGCATGGGCACATGGCCAAGAGCCAGATGTGTACGCTAG